One genomic segment of Actinomycetota bacterium includes these proteins:
- a CDS encoding MarR family transcriptional regulator yields MNCEMPGREEMGAWINLLQARDTVAAEVGRRLAAEAGISLAEHEVLIRLVSAPGHRLRMLDLANLLLVSKSGVTRLIDRLVEEGWVLRDLSSEDRRVVYATLTQEGLVKLRDTMPVFATSVREVFSRHLSPDDIQDLRRVLRKLLEGQGVWSDERCAPMTAPVADAVRP; encoded by the coding sequence ATGAACTGCGAGATGCCCGGCCGCGAGGAGATGGGCGCCTGGATCAACCTGCTCCAGGCCCGCGACACGGTGGCGGCCGAGGTGGGGCGGCGTCTCGCGGCGGAGGCCGGCATCTCTCTCGCCGAGCACGAGGTCTTGATCCGGCTGGTCTCGGCTCCCGGCCATCGACTGCGGATGCTGGATCTGGCGAACCTGCTTCTCGTCAGCAAGAGTGGCGTCACGCGGCTGATCGATCGCCTCGTGGAAGAGGGGTGGGTACTCCGGGACCTTTCCTCCGAGGACCGCCGCGTCGTGTACGCGACGCTGACGCAAGAGGGGCTGGTCAAGCTGCGCGACACCATGCCCGTATTCGCGACGAGCGTGCGCGAGGTCTTCAGCAGACACCTTTCGCCCGACGATATCCAGGACCTTCGCCGCGTCCTGCGCAAACTGCTCGAGGGGCAAGGTGTCTGGAGCGACGAAAGGTGCGCACCTATGACCGCTCCGGTGGCCGACGCGGTCCGCCCGTAG
- a CDS encoding M15 family metallopeptidase has protein sequence MRKRLAIRLLVILALVAGCSEPSGSAAPDPVTGRGGARPAAEPSAAPTEPAVAEAHPLPRKVSERPPWLGDRVLARGPNGFGVARFTPKLLRDRRLVTVDHLPPPRSDRFSSSVSPIPRDVLARSTWQRGCPVRVHDLAYVTIAFWGFDSEPHTGELIVHTSVARPVVSVFRKLYRARWPIEEMRVTTREELRAPPTGDGNNTSGFVCRPARLATEWSEHAYGLAVDVNPFHNPYVRNDLVLPELALAYRNRGWQRPGMIRSGDVVTRAFAAIGWSWGGSWSSAKDWMHFSRSGD, from the coding sequence ATGAGGAAGCGTCTCGCCATCCGGTTGCTCGTGATCCTCGCGTTAGTTGCCGGCTGCAGTGAGCCGAGCGGATCCGCGGCGCCGGACCCCGTGACGGGTCGCGGAGGCGCTAGACCGGCGGCGGAGCCGAGCGCGGCTCCAACGGAACCCGCGGTCGCTGAAGCGCATCCGCTTCCGCGCAAGGTCTCGGAGCGCCCGCCGTGGCTGGGCGATCGCGTGCTGGCCCGCGGCCCGAACGGTTTCGGCGTCGCGCGGTTCACACCGAAGCTGTTGCGGGATCGGCGCCTCGTGACGGTCGATCACCTGCCGCCGCCCCGGTCGGATCGATTCTCTTCCTCCGTGTCTCCGATCCCGCGAGACGTGCTTGCGCGTTCGACGTGGCAGCGCGGCTGTCCAGTTCGCGTGCACGACCTCGCCTACGTCACCATCGCGTTCTGGGGGTTCGATAGCGAGCCCCACACGGGCGAGCTGATCGTGCACACGTCGGTGGCGCGGCCGGTCGTGTCCGTGTTCAGGAAGCTGTACAGAGCGAGGTGGCCGATCGAGGAGATGCGCGTGACCACGCGCGAGGAGCTTCGGGCGCCACCCACGGGTGACGGCAACAACACGAGCGGTTTCGTCTGCCGCCCGGCGCGACTCGCTACGGAGTGGTCGGAGCACGCGTACGGGCTCGCTGTGGACGTGAACCCGTTCCACAACCCCTACGTGCGCAATGACCTCGTTCTGCCCGAGCTGGCGCTCGCCTACAGGAACCGCGGCTGGCAGCGGCCGGGGATGATCCGCAGCGGAGACGTCGTGACCCGGGCCTTCGCTGCGATCGGGTGGTCCTGGGGCGGATCGTGGAGCTCGGCCAAGGACTGGATGCACTTCTCGCGCTCCGGCGACTGA
- a CDS encoding GAF and ANTAR domain-containing protein, which yields MAERPAGRGERPVNSLGELQLSEETLDSVMGHVARLGIQALSGWDAAAASLVTKDRFATFGITDDRINTVDQAQYDSNKGPCVDAAKEGELQYFNGDDVPPPWCEFARTAADAGVYSVISFPMKVRGETIGALNFYSRERDALRPGQREEGWVFASQAAVAVANAKEFMSKAEQVEQLGQGLETRTLIGQATGLLMAQEGLTSDEAFQKLVHVSQNANVKLREIAQRYVEAWEGKAGSKQTTS from the coding sequence ATGGCCGAGCGTCCGGCAGGTCGGGGCGAGCGACCTGTCAACTCCCTTGGGGAGCTTCAGCTTTCGGAAGAGACCTTGGACAGCGTCATGGGCCACGTCGCCCGCCTTGGGATCCAGGCGCTCTCGGGTTGGGACGCGGCAGCGGCGAGCCTGGTCACGAAAGACAGGTTCGCCACCTTCGGGATCACCGACGACCGCATCAACACGGTGGATCAGGCGCAGTACGACAGCAACAAGGGGCCCTGTGTCGACGCCGCCAAGGAAGGCGAGCTCCAGTACTTCAACGGTGACGATGTGCCACCTCCGTGGTGCGAGTTCGCCCGGACGGCGGCTGATGCCGGCGTCTACTCCGTCATCTCGTTCCCGATGAAGGTGCGCGGCGAGACTATCGGCGCGCTCAACTTCTACTCCCGAGAGCGCGATGCCCTCCGGCCGGGTCAGCGTGAAGAGGGCTGGGTCTTCGCCTCTCAGGCCGCGGTGGCCGTCGCAAATGCGAAAGAGTTCATGTCCAAGGCGGAGCAGGTCGAGCAGCTGGGGCAAGGACTAGAGACCAGAACCCTGATCGGGCAGGCGACGGGCCTGCTGATGGCGCAGGAGGGACTCACCTCCGACGAGGCTTTCCAGAAGCTCGTCCACGTGTCGCAGAACGCGAACGTGAAGCTGCGCGAGATAGCGCAACGCTACGTAGAGGCGTGGGAGGGCAAGGCGGGGTCGAAGCAGACCACCAGCTGA